A single window of Helicobacter pylori NCTC 11637 = CCUG 17874 = ATCC 43504 = JCM 12093 DNA harbors:
- a CDS encoding DUF3944 domain-containing protein gives MAYKYDRDLEFLKQLESSDLLDLFEVLVFGKDGEKRHNEKLTSSIEYKRHGDDYAKYAERIAEELQYYGSNSFASFIKGEGVLYKEILCDVCDKLKVNYNKKTETTLIEQNMLSKILERSLEEMDDEEVKEMCDELSIKNTDNLNRQALSAATLTLFKMGGFKSYQLAVIVANAVAKTILGRGLSLAGNQVLTRTLSFLTGPVGWIITGVWTAIDIAGPAYRVTIPACIVVATLRLKTQQASEDKKSLQIESI, from the coding sequence ATGGCATACAAATATGATAGAGATTTGGAATTTTTAAAGCAATTGGAATCTAGTGATTTATTGGATTTGTTTGAGGTGCTTGTTTTTGGTAAAGACGGCGAAAAAAGACACAATGAAAAACTCACAAGCTCCATAGAATACAAAAGGCATGGCGATGATTACGCTAAATACGCAGAAAGAATCGCTGAAGAGTTGCAATACTATGGGAGCAATAGTTTTGCGAGTTTCATTAAAGGCGAAGGGGTCTTATACAAAGAGATTTTGTGCGATGTGTGCGATAAATTAAAGGTCAATTACAACAAGAAAACTGAAACGACTTTAATTGAACAAAACATGCTTTCTAAAATCTTAGAAAGAAGTTTAGAGGAAATGGATGATGAAGAAGTGAAAGAAATGTGCGATGAATTGTCCATAAAAAACACTGACAATTTAAACAGACAAGCCTTAAGTGCGGCGACTTTAACGCTGTTTAAAATGGGGGGTTTTAAATCTTATCAATTAGCTGTCATTGTTGCGAATGCGGTCGCAAAAACCATTCTAGGGCGTGGTTTATCGCTTGCGGGCAATCAAGTGCTTACAAGAACTCTGAGCTTTTTAACAGGCCCTGTTGGCTGGATCATTACAGGCGTATGGACAGCGATCGATATTGCAGGGCCGGCTTATAGGGTAACCATACCGGCATGCATTGTGGTTGCCACTTTACGCCTAAAAACACAGCAAGCCAGTGAAGATAAGAAGTCGTTGCAAATAGAATCCATTTAA